A region of Pleionea litopenaei DNA encodes the following proteins:
- a CDS encoding YceD family protein yields the protein MQKAEVTWSINPFKLAENAAETHREIPIKQLSRLKAYLSDDEGVLNASVVGWIDEDRRKLMRCTIDGEVTMACQTSFQPVSVSIASEVVFYPVLSEEAIASAPEEYEAFLYDEEELNLLTLIEDEIILSLPLSVNAPESPKQQSFGPKIIEKEGDKPNPFAVLAQLKQNSED from the coding sequence ATGCAAAAAGCCGAAGTTACCTGGTCGATAAATCCTTTTAAACTGGCAGAAAATGCTGCGGAGACTCATCGCGAGATTCCAATAAAGCAGTTGTCTCGCTTAAAAGCGTATTTATCTGATGACGAAGGGGTTCTTAATGCCTCTGTCGTTGGATGGATCGATGAAGATCGACGAAAATTAATGCGTTGTACGATAGACGGCGAAGTGACTATGGCATGCCAAACCAGCTTTCAGCCGGTGTCGGTGTCGATTGCATCAGAAGTGGTGTTTTACCCTGTGTTATCAGAAGAAGCCATTGCTTCAGCACCCGAAGAATACGAAGCCTTTTTGTACGATGAAGAAGAGCTTAATTTGCTAACGTTGATTGAAGACGAAATTATTTTGTCTCTTCCGTTATCCGTTAACGCTCCAGAGAGTCCGAAGCAACAAAGTTTCGGGCCTAAAATTATTGAAAAAGAAGGCGATAAGCCAAATCCGTTTGCGGTTTTGGCTCAGTTAAAACAGAATTCTGAAGACTAG
- the rpmF gene encoding 50S ribosomal protein L32, with protein sequence MAVQQNRKTRSKRGMRRSHDALTGPTLSEDATTGEVHRRHHITEDGYYKGRKVL encoded by the coding sequence ATGGCTGTACAACAGAATCGCAAAACACGTTCAAAGCGTGGCATGCGTCGTTCACACGATGCTTTAACAGGCCCAACTTTGTCAGAAGATGCAACGACCGGTGAAGTTCATCGTCGTCATCACATCACTGAAGATGGGTACTACAAAGGTCGTAAAGTTTTATAA